A single region of the Saprospiraceae bacterium genome encodes:
- a CDS encoding DUF5655 domain-containing protein: MEKGLLEKTGKSLAEWIKIVKKEAFEKHGEIMNFLKSEHGFTHGFANFVAHKTRESDAASFDPDDLIATQYSKGKEHLLPIYEQLIAAINEFGDDIEFAPKKASVSIRRKTQFALIQPSTKTRIDVGLKIKDKGFTERLENSGPFGSMCSHRVQLTDIADVDAELKAWLKEAYDKAG, encoded by the coding sequence ATGGAAAAAGGATTATTAGAAAAAACCGGAAAATCACTTGCTGAATGGATCAAGATTGTGAAAAAAGAAGCCTTTGAAAAACATGGTGAAATAATGAATTTTTTAAAATCAGAGCATGGTTTCACCCATGGCTTTGCCAATTTTGTAGCACATAAAACACGCGAATCTGATGCCGCTTCCTTTGATCCGGATGATTTAATTGCGACGCAATATAGCAAGGGGAAAGAACATCTCCTACCGATTTATGAACAACTGATTGCTGCAATCAATGAATTCGGTGACGATATTGAATTTGCACCTAAAAAAGCCAGTGTGAGTATTCGGCGAAAAACACAGTTTGCACTCATCCAGCCTTCGACAAAGACAAGAATTGATGTAGGGCTCAAGATAAAGGATAAAGGCTTCACGGAACGCCTGGAAAATTCTGGCCCCTTCGGTAGCATGTGTAGCCATCGGGTGCAGCTTACGGATATAGCCGATGTGGATGCGGAATTGAAAGCGTGGCTGAAGGAGGCTTATGATAAGGCTGGATAA
- a CDS encoding ATP-binding protein, whose protein sequence is MSSLDKIFNRIHALESISETEREGLLNDFMSFKLELEKDDFKLKRTLKDKSIVVNILKATITDLERKKLKLEEVNVLLSDQQEELKKQQKIIEENSNRLSENLKKLEFSYKDLEQFSYIASHDLKSPLRTISSFAQLLKKRYYDHLSEEANEFIDFIVAGVFHMNEVINGLLEYSKVSNINDSKIEVDLNEVIEIVKSNMECELAENQVTLSVSPLPVIVAQKIGIIQLFQNLVHNAIKFRAEAAPIIQISSVYKADTQQWEFKLTDNGIGMSNDYQEKVFQPFQRLNGTKIPGIGMGLAICQKVVKSHGGHIYYESALSAGTTFTFTLSSLKS, encoded by the coding sequence ATGTCTTCGTTGGATAAAATATTTAACCGAATTCATGCTTTAGAATCCATCAGCGAAACCGAAAGAGAAGGTTTGTTAAATGACTTTATGTCCTTTAAATTAGAACTCGAAAAAGATGATTTTAAACTAAAACGAACCCTCAAAGATAAATCCATCGTCGTTAATATCCTCAAAGCTACCATTACAGATTTAGAGCGAAAAAAGCTCAAATTGGAGGAGGTCAATGTTCTCCTTTCCGACCAACAGGAAGAACTTAAAAAACAGCAAAAGATTATTGAAGAAAATTCAAACAGGCTAAGTGAAAACTTGAAAAAACTAGAGTTCTCTTACAAAGACTTAGAACAGTTTTCCTATATCGCTTCTCATGATTTAAAAAGCCCTTTAAGAACTATTTCAAGCTTTGCACAGCTTTTGAAGAAACGTTATTACGACCACTTGAGCGAGGAGGCTAATGAATTTATTGATTTTATCGTAGCTGGGGTTTTCCATATGAATGAGGTGATCAACGGCTTATTGGAGTATTCCAAAGTGAGCAATATAAATGACAGCAAAATAGAAGTGGACTTAAATGAGGTCATTGAAATCGTCAAGTCGAACATGGAATGTGAACTAGCTGAAAACCAGGTCACGCTTTCTGTATCGCCTCTACCTGTTATAGTTGCCCAAAAAATCGGCATCATTCAGCTCTTTCAAAACTTAGTACATAATGCCATTAAATTTAGGGCGGAAGCGGCACCAATCATCCAGATATCATCCGTATACAAAGCAGATACCCAACAATGGGAATTTAAATTAACGGATAATGGGATAGGGATGAGCAATGATTACCAGGAAAAAGTTTTTCAGCCTTTCCAAAGACTTAACGGGACAAAAATACCTGGTATTGGCATGGGGCTCGCTATTTGTCAGAAGGTCGTCAAAAGTCATGGTGGGCATATTTATTACGAATCGGCGCTCAGTGCCGGCACTACTTTTACCTTTACCCTTTCTTCGCTTAAGTCTTAG
- the ric gene encoding iron-sulfur cluster repair di-iron protein: MENLNVTKIEPRLKHPTIFERFDALSGGEAFVIHKDHDPKPLYYQMIAERGQTFNWEYLAEGPEVWQVRITKLESSELPATVGELVAADYRKAEVFRKYGIDYCCGGKRSVEDACRKKGIDADTVKKELADIGEKGDTIHQDYNRWEPDFLANYIVATHHRYVTESLPMLYELSTKVARVHGDSHPETVDIARHFDAVAQELQMHMPKEERILFPYIQQLAAARRAGTTIARPPFGTIANPIRMMEAEHESAGGSMEEIRQLSDSFTPPEDACMSYRVLYAKLNEFEQDLHQHIHLENNILFPKAVEMEAELMG, encoded by the coding sequence ATGGAAAATTTAAATGTCACGAAAATTGAGCCAAGGCTGAAACACCCTACGATTTTCGAACGATTTGACGCGCTGTCCGGCGGCGAAGCTTTCGTTATCCATAAAGATCATGACCCTAAACCGCTTTATTACCAGATGATCGCAGAACGCGGGCAGACATTCAACTGGGAATACCTGGCTGAAGGGCCCGAAGTGTGGCAGGTGCGCATCACCAAACTCGAATCGAGCGAACTGCCGGCCACGGTCGGCGAACTGGTAGCGGCCGATTATCGCAAGGCGGAGGTATTTCGCAAATACGGCATCGATTACTGCTGCGGCGGCAAGCGCTCCGTGGAGGATGCCTGCCGGAAAAAGGGCATCGACGCAGATACTGTCAAAAAGGAACTGGCCGATATCGGGGAGAAGGGAGACACAATTCATCAGGATTATAATCGATGGGAACCGGATTTTCTGGCAAATTACATCGTCGCTACTCATCACCGCTACGTCACCGAATCGCTGCCTATGTTGTACGAATTGAGTACTAAAGTGGCCCGGGTACACGGTGACAGTCATCCGGAAACGGTGGATATCGCCCGTCATTTCGACGCAGTGGCACAGGAACTGCAAATGCACATGCCCAAGGAAGAGCGTATCCTATTCCCTTATATCCAACAACTGGCCGCTGCCCGCCGCGCCGGGACAACGATAGCCCGTCCCCCCTTCGGAACTATCGCCAACCCCATCCGGATGATGGAGGCCGAACACGAATCTGCCGGAGGTAGCATGGAAGAAATTCGCCAACTGAGCGATTCATTCACGCCGCCGGAAGATGCCTGTATGTCTTACCGCGTACTGTATGCCAAACTCAATGAATTCGAACAGGACCTGCATCAGCATATCCACCTGGAGAACAATATCCTGTTTCCGAAAGCGGTAGAGATGGAAGCAGAACTGATGGGCTGA
- a CDS encoding FIST N-terminal domain-containing protein, with the protein MISKSFHCHTGEQLVELILHSITPTFQPTLAIVFSSVNQNLEGVRQAFADLAIDLIGCSTAGEIVDHSLYEQSIACLLLDLDRSFYRVKMVEYGREDVLGAAQQVGQYASQSFEHPGLLIMSGGMTIDAQQLIDGIHASVDGNIPVYGGLAGDDLEMTTTFAFTKQKITANGIVALVLDTDKVSIQGFAISGWEPVGGVNVITKSIGNIVYEINDEPAYDVFIRYFGLSDDKTKSDQLISIQTNYPFQIIKTSGYSILRSPLVVDEHEGTITLAAAVQEGDTFRFSNAPGFEVIDQTVAEFSQLYERAPEADALILFSCKGRHGAFGPMLIDEIRGIYDYWKKPMVGFLSYGEFGNMKDGRPEFHNETCALAILKER; encoded by the coding sequence ATGATCTCAAAGTCCTTCCACTGTCACACTGGTGAGCAGTTAGTTGAACTTATACTTCATAGCATTACCCCTACCTTTCAGCCCACCCTAGCCATTGTATTTAGTTCTGTAAACCAAAACCTTGAAGGCGTAAGGCAAGCTTTTGCTGATTTAGCAATAGATTTGATTGGTTGCAGTACAGCCGGAGAAATTGTTGACCACTCCTTGTATGAACAATCCATTGCCTGCTTATTGCTAGACTTGGATCGCTCTTTTTATCGTGTGAAAATGGTTGAATACGGCAGAGAAGATGTCCTTGGTGCTGCACAGCAAGTGGGACAATACGCCAGCCAGTCCTTTGAGCATCCGGGGCTACTGATCATGTCCGGCGGTATGACGATCGATGCCCAACAGCTAATTGATGGCATCCATGCCAGTGTAGATGGCAATATTCCGGTGTATGGAGGATTAGCGGGAGATGACCTTGAGATGACGACAACCTTTGCATTTACAAAACAAAAAATAACGGCCAATGGGATAGTCGCTTTAGTCTTGGATACCGATAAAGTAAGTATTCAAGGATTTGCCATTAGCGGCTGGGAGCCAGTAGGCGGGGTCAATGTCATCACTAAATCGATCGGAAATATCGTCTACGAAATCAACGATGAACCAGCCTATGATGTATTCATTCGTTATTTTGGTTTGTCTGATGACAAAACCAAAAGTGACCAATTGATTTCCATTCAAACCAATTATCCTTTCCAAATAATCAAAACCTCGGGCTATTCTATTTTAAGATCACCGCTGGTAGTAGATGAGCACGAAGGCACCATCACCCTGGCAGCCGCCGTACAAGAAGGCGATACATTCCGTTTTTCGAACGCACCTGGCTTTGAAGTTATTGACCAAACCGTAGCGGAATTTAGTCAACTCTATGAGCGTGCGCCTGAAGCCGATGCCCTGATTTTATTTTCCTGTAAAGGGAGGCACGGCGCTTTTGGACCTATGCTCATAGACGAAATCAGGGGCATCTATGATTATTGGAAAAAACCAATGGTCGGCTTTTTGTCCTACGGTGAATTTGGAAACATGAAAGATGGTCGGCCTGAGTTTCACAATGAAACTTGTGCACTAGCCATTTTAAAAGAAAGATAA
- a CDS encoding prolyl oligopeptidase family serine peptidase, whose product MPTKTLLGVVFLFLFFLSPINAQQDKGYQTPPAAITDLINAPQTPDVSINSSGEWIMLMENPGYPSIEQLAQEELRLAGLRINPRTNSASRSNSYVGLKLKNIGTGKEFALKGLPDQLEIENASWSPDGQKMAFTNTTATGLELWVVDVKTQTAKALTGPIINDAMNGLPFDWLSDNTTIIAKTILENRGAVPTPPLVPAGPIVQQTSGKEAPVRTYQDLLKSPFHEALFEYYASSQLVSIHIQTGKTKNIGIPGIHSEVSPSPDGKYLLVATVNRPFSYIVPYSRFPTVYNMFDTNGKMVMKVADIPLAENIPKGFGAVRMGPRSFSWRADAPSSLYWVEAMDEGDPKKEVAVRDQLYYMEPPFNGKKRTSIGLKFRYSGVLWGNDTLAIAYESWWSTREQLASRFSPTQADSKVILFETSSEDAYNDPGDFATTDNQYGRNVLLTDKAVKKLYLTGLGASAEGNRPFVREFDLESKTFKEHWRSAAPYYEFPVKVLDIDKGIVLTRRESTTEPPNYFLRNLQSGKLQMLTNFDHPYPGLKGVEKQSIAFKRADGLDLQGDLYLPKGYDPAKEDPLPVLMWAYPREYKSADAAMQVSGSPYSFIRLSWGSPLYWVTRGYAVFDRVSMPIIGEGDEEPNDSFREQLVANAKAAVDKLVDMDIADPTKIGVGGHSYGAFMTANLLAHSDLFAAGIARSGAYNRTLTPFGFQMEERTYWEAPDLYNSMSPFMHADKINEPLLMIHGQADNNSGTFPIQSERLYSAIKGLGGTARLVLLPNESHGYAAKESILHCLWEMDQWMEKYVKRQATP is encoded by the coding sequence ATGCCTACTAAGACTTTACTTGGAGTAGTATTCCTTTTTCTATTTTTCCTAAGTCCTATCAATGCCCAACAAGATAAGGGCTACCAAACACCGCCTGCCGCCATTACCGACCTCATCAATGCGCCTCAAACGCCTGATGTCAGTATCAACAGCAGTGGGGAATGGATTATGTTGATGGAAAACCCTGGTTATCCCTCTATCGAACAACTGGCACAGGAGGAACTAAGGTTGGCCGGCCTCCGGATCAACCCACGTACTAACAGCGCCAGTCGATCAAATAGTTATGTGGGATTGAAGCTAAAAAACATCGGCACCGGAAAAGAATTTGCCCTGAAAGGATTACCCGATCAACTCGAAATTGAAAATGCCAGTTGGTCGCCAGATGGCCAGAAAATGGCTTTCACCAATACCACCGCTACAGGCTTGGAACTTTGGGTGGTGGATGTCAAGACCCAAACGGCGAAAGCCTTAACGGGGCCGATCATCAATGATGCCATGAATGGCCTACCTTTTGATTGGTTATCTGATAATACGACGATTATTGCCAAAACCATTTTGGAAAACCGGGGCGCGGTCCCTACCCCACCCTTGGTTCCTGCTGGCCCTATCGTTCAACAAACCAGCGGCAAAGAAGCGCCGGTCAGAACCTACCAAGACTTGCTAAAAAGCCCTTTCCACGAGGCTCTATTTGAATATTATGCCTCTTCTCAATTGGTTTCCATCCATATCCAAACCGGGAAAACAAAAAACATTGGCATACCGGGGATTCATTCCGAAGTTTCTCCTTCTCCTGATGGCAAATACCTTTTGGTTGCCACCGTGAATCGCCCTTTCTCTTATATAGTACCTTATTCTCGATTCCCAACAGTATACAACATGTTTGATACCAATGGAAAAATGGTGATGAAAGTGGCCGATATCCCATTGGCAGAAAACATCCCCAAAGGCTTTGGAGCGGTGCGGATGGGGCCTCGTAGCTTTAGCTGGCGAGCAGATGCCCCTTCCAGTCTCTATTGGGTGGAAGCCATGGATGAGGGAGATCCCAAAAAAGAAGTCGCGGTAAGAGATCAACTCTACTACATGGAGCCGCCCTTTAATGGTAAAAAAAGAACCAGTATTGGTTTGAAGTTTAGGTATAGTGGCGTCCTCTGGGGAAATGACACCCTGGCCATCGCTTACGAATCCTGGTGGAGCACCCGGGAACAATTAGCGAGCCGTTTTTCGCCAACACAAGCAGATTCCAAAGTTATCCTTTTTGAAACCTCCTCGGAAGATGCCTATAATGATCCAGGAGATTTTGCGACCACCGACAATCAATATGGTAGAAATGTCTTGCTAACAGATAAAGCGGTAAAAAAACTCTACCTCACTGGATTAGGCGCCTCCGCTGAAGGCAACCGCCCTTTTGTGCGCGAATTTGACCTGGAAAGTAAAACGTTCAAGGAACACTGGCGCTCCGCTGCCCCCTATTATGAATTTCCGGTGAAAGTATTAGACATTGACAAGGGAATTGTCCTAACCCGCCGGGAATCCACAACGGAGCCCCCAAATTATTTCCTTCGCAACCTGCAAAGTGGCAAGCTCCAAATGCTAACCAATTTCGATCACCCCTATCCTGGTCTCAAAGGCGTGGAGAAGCAATCCATTGCTTTCAAGCGGGCCGATGGACTGGATCTGCAAGGAGATTTATACCTGCCCAAAGGCTATGATCCGGCAAAAGAGGATCCACTGCCTGTCTTAATGTGGGCTTATCCTCGAGAGTATAAAAGCGCAGATGCAGCTATGCAGGTATCGGGCTCGCCCTATTCCTTCATCCGCCTTTCCTGGGGTTCGCCCCTGTACTGGGTGACTAGAGGATATGCCGTATTTGACCGCGTAAGTATGCCTATCATTGGCGAGGGAGACGAGGAACCCAATGACTCCTTCCGGGAGCAATTGGTGGCCAATGCAAAAGCTGCGGTTGATAAATTAGTGGACATGGATATCGCCGACCCTACTAAGATTGGAGTAGGTGGACATTCCTACGGCGCCTTTATGACGGCCAATCTACTGGCGCATTCCGACTTATTTGCCGCTGGCATCGCCCGCAGTGGGGCTTACAACCGCACCTTGACGCCCTTTGGATTTCAAATGGAAGAACGTACGTATTGGGAAGCGCCTGATCTTTATAATTCCATGTCGCCCTTTATGCACGCGGATAAAATCAATGAACCCCTGCTCATGATTCACGGCCAGGCCGACAATAATAGTGGTACCTTCCCTATCCAAAGTGAGCGCTTATATAGTGCCATCAAAGGCCTGGGCGGCACTGCGCGATTAGTATTGCTACCAAATGAAAGTCATGGATATGCTGCCAAAGAATCTATCCTCCATTGCCTTTGGGAGATGGATCAATGGATGGAGAAATATGTGAAGCGGCAGGCTACGCCTTAA
- a CDS encoding putative toxin-antitoxin system toxin component, PIN family, with protein MRVVIDTNLVLTCISRKSHLHWIFQKLIDGEFEICVTTEILNEYAEILERHMSYELAEYVVKTILNLAQTHQIDIYYKWNLIRDADDNKFVDCAIASNAKYLVSHDKHFNILKTINFPKVEVISAEEFKAYLDERK; from the coding sequence ATGAGGGTTGTGATTGATACCAACCTGGTTTTAACCTGTATTTCTAGAAAGTCTCACTTACATTGGATCTTTCAAAAACTCATTGACGGTGAATTCGAAATTTGTGTCACAACAGAAATTTTAAATGAGTATGCTGAAATACTGGAGAGACATATGAGCTATGAATTAGCAGAATATGTGGTTAAAACTATTCTTAATTTAGCCCAAACCCATCAAATTGATATCTATTATAAATGGAATCTTATAAGGGATGCAGATGATAATAAATTTGTCGATTGCGCCATTGCATCTAATGCTAAATATTTAGTTAGTCACGATAAACATTTCAATATTTTAAAGACTATAAATTTTCCAAAAGTTGAAGTTATTTCTGCAGAAGAATTCAAAGCCTATTTAGATGAAAGAAAATAA
- a CDS encoding M20/M25/M40 family metallo-hydrolase — translation MNANHYLQARLLLSLICLPILLIGQNDQVNRWLDSHIAGIIQSHRDFVSLPNDANYPEDMQVNVLWLEKAFQQRGFQTKTLEAGDIPIFFAEKKVDSAKPTVLFYLHYDGQPVDPSKWDQGHPFKPVLKKQTEAGHWETLDWALTAKAFDPEWRMFARAAADDKGPITMFLSAFDYVNESKLSLAFNVKVLVDGEEEKGSKGLLSTLETYAPIYAADRLIIMDGPAHPSNRPTLTFGCRGVASASLTVYGPQLAQHSGHFGNYAPNPVFRMAHLLASMKDEEGKVLIDGFYDGIELDEKTLALLAAVPDDATEINARLGVAAPEKVGRSYQEALQYPSLNIKGMASGWVGKQTRTIIPDVATAQVGIRLVPESDGDRLLELVRLHIQGQGYFVIDREPTEEERLTHPKIATFSGKKSVNAFRTEIDSPTGQWLTGALRKMFRADPVNIRIMGGTVPVTPLIETLGVPAVIVPMVNMDNNQHSPNENLRLGNLLTGIKTCLAILTQPF, via the coding sequence ATGAATGCTAACCATTACTTGCAAGCCCGACTATTACTCTCGCTTATTTGCTTACCTATACTGCTAATAGGACAAAATGATCAAGTAAATCGTTGGCTGGATAGCCATATTGCTGGCATTATTCAATCCCATCGCGATTTTGTGAGCCTGCCCAATGATGCCAATTATCCGGAAGATATGCAAGTAAATGTGTTATGGTTGGAAAAAGCTTTTCAGCAAAGAGGGTTTCAAACGAAGACGCTCGAAGCGGGTGATATCCCTATCTTTTTTGCCGAAAAGAAAGTAGATTCAGCCAAACCTACGGTTCTATTTTACTTGCATTATGACGGACAACCCGTCGACCCCTCTAAATGGGATCAGGGGCATCCTTTTAAGCCCGTTTTAAAAAAACAAACCGAGGCGGGACACTGGGAAACCCTTGACTGGGCGCTGACGGCCAAGGCCTTTGACCCGGAATGGCGCATGTTCGCCCGAGCCGCTGCCGATGACAAAGGCCCCATCACCATGTTTTTATCTGCCTTTGATTATGTCAATGAAAGTAAGCTATCCCTGGCCTTCAATGTAAAAGTATTAGTGGATGGAGAGGAAGAAAAAGGCTCTAAAGGCCTGCTGTCCACCTTGGAAACATATGCCCCTATCTATGCGGCTGATCGGCTGATCATCATGGATGGCCCGGCCCATCCTAGCAATCGACCGACCTTGACCTTTGGTTGCCGGGGTGTGGCCAGCGCAAGCCTGACCGTTTATGGGCCACAGCTAGCACAACATAGCGGCCATTTTGGCAATTATGCCCCAAATCCCGTTTTCCGGATGGCGCATCTCTTGGCCAGTATGAAAGATGAAGAGGGTAAAGTGCTCATTGATGGCTTTTATGACGGCATTGAATTGGATGAAAAAACCTTGGCGCTATTGGCTGCCGTGCCTGATGATGCAACGGAAATCAATGCCCGCCTGGGCGTCGCCGCGCCCGAAAAAGTCGGCCGAAGTTACCAGGAAGCCTTACAATATCCGTCCCTTAACATCAAGGGCATGGCCTCGGGCTGGGTTGGCAAGCAAACCAGGACCATTATACCCGACGTAGCCACTGCCCAGGTCGGCATCCGCCTGGTTCCAGAGTCCGATGGAGATCGATTATTGGAGCTTGTTCGCCTACACATTCAAGGCCAGGGCTATTTCGTCATCGATCGCGAACCAACGGAGGAGGAACGCCTAACACATCCTAAAATAGCTACCTTCAGTGGCAAAAAATCCGTCAACGCCTTCCGAACGGAGATCGACTCCCCTACAGGCCAGTGGCTAACCGGCGCGCTGCGCAAAATGTTCCGGGCAGACCCTGTCAATATCCGAATTATGGGCGGTACGGTGCCGGTCACCCCCCTTATAGAAACTTTAGGTGTACCTGCCGTTATTGTGCCCATGGTCAATATGGACAACAACCAGCATAGTCCGAATGAAAACCTGCGATTGGGCAATCTTCTCACGGGTATTAAAACTTGCTTGGCTATCCTTACGCAGCCATTTTAA
- a CDS encoding crosslink repair DNA glycosylase YcaQ family protein codes for METISLKQAHQLILNCQGLSGQPKPKGIDGTRQVIRQVGYIQIDTIAVIERAHHHILSSRVAGYQPAYLQALEEDRSIFEYWAHAASYLPMAHYRFSLPRKQDFQTGKEQWFKRDAKTLKYVLDRIIAEGPLMSKDFKPETTKSTTNGMDWARNPMNMALRQLFMQGKIMISGRQGFQKIYDIPERVLPPDTDTSMPSPSEYMRHLIERDLQAHGLLKAKEMGYLLKGTSKLIQQTLQEMVEAKALVETKVEGQGQSIYYSKPTFLESLDTLKVNKQLHILSPFDNLLIQRKRTEELFNFNYTLECYVPAPKRKVGYFSLPLLYGNQFVGQIDLKADRKTKTLTIKNLIWEPQLKQLSSMEQQLEKTLAAFAIFNKCEHIK; via the coding sequence TTGGAAACGATTAGTCTTAAACAAGCCCATCAATTGATTCTCAACTGCCAAGGGCTTTCGGGCCAGCCCAAGCCCAAAGGAATCGACGGCACCCGGCAGGTCATTCGGCAAGTTGGCTACATACAAATTGACACAATTGCGGTGATTGAACGGGCCCATCACCATATTTTAAGTAGCCGGGTGGCAGGTTACCAACCAGCTTATCTCCAAGCGCTGGAGGAGGACCGGAGCATCTTTGAGTATTGGGCCCATGCCGCCAGCTACTTGCCGATGGCGCACTACCGCTTCAGCTTGCCGCGCAAACAGGATTTTCAAACCGGAAAAGAACAGTGGTTTAAAAGAGATGCTAAAACCTTAAAATATGTTTTGGATCGAATCATCGCTGAAGGGCCCCTCATGTCCAAGGATTTTAAACCCGAAACGACCAAAAGCACCACCAATGGCATGGATTGGGCCAGAAACCCTATGAATATGGCTTTGCGGCAGCTTTTTATGCAAGGCAAAATCATGATTAGTGGGCGCCAGGGATTTCAAAAAATCTACGATATTCCCGAACGGGTCTTGCCCCCAGATACGGATACCAGCATGCCCAGCCCCTCAGAATATATGCGACACCTCATTGAACGGGACCTACAAGCACATGGGTTGTTAAAAGCCAAAGAAATGGGCTATCTGCTAAAAGGCACCTCCAAACTAATCCAACAAACCCTACAGGAGATGGTTGAAGCGAAAGCCTTGGTAGAAACCAAGGTAGAGGGCCAAGGTCAGTCCATTTATTACAGTAAACCAACTTTCCTAGAAAGCTTGGATACCCTAAAAGTCAACAAACAATTACACATCCTTTCGCCATTCGACAACCTGCTTATTCAGCGCAAACGCACAGAGGAGCTTTTCAATTTCAATTATACCTTGGAATGTTATGTGCCTGCACCCAAACGAAAGGTGGGCTATTTTTCACTTCCGCTGCTTTATGGCAACCAATTTGTTGGTCAGATCGATCTAAAAGCGGATCGAAAAACCAAAACCTTAACCATTAAAAACCTGATCTGGGAACCCCAGCTCAAACAGCTTTCCAGCATGGAACAACAGCTTGAAAAAACTTTGGCTGCTTTCGCAATATTCAATAAATGTGAACATATAAAATAA
- a CDS encoding alpha/beta hydrolase: MNTLLLTVFMLLLLIAGILVFVYASPTLSKEALAAIKNIREKPLPELVKGKTGYAQSGDIKIWYEVINPIAQPRGTILLVMGHGTSAVRWPPYFYQPMIDAGYQIIRYDNRGLGKSDWIAHWTKKNAYTLVDMAADGLAVLDTLGIQQVHLLGVSMGGMIAQQMAIDYASRIISLTSIMSSGHMYDPELPFVPRKTFLAAAKLDIRYRLQPNEESFLKYAVNATHVLKGKDPAPVNLSFSIISNLYLWRKHGGYNAKVGQQHTHAIKAGGSRYAGLKKLQIPTLVIHGTADPLVPVAHSKKYGPMIPNAQVEIIDKMGHRLSEYYMPQILSFILQHFGKG, from the coding sequence TTGAATACTTTACTGCTTACTGTTTTTATGCTGTTGCTACTCATAGCAGGCATCCTGGTTTTTGTATATGCCAGCCCGACCTTGTCGAAAGAGGCATTGGCAGCCATAAAGAACATCCGCGAAAAACCGCTTCCTGAATTGGTGAAAGGAAAAACAGGCTACGCCCAATCCGGCGATATAAAGATTTGGTATGAGGTCATCAATCCGATAGCCCAGCCCAGAGGGACCATTTTATTGGTGATGGGACACGGCACCTCTGCCGTACGTTGGCCGCCCTATTTCTACCAACCGATGATTGATGCAGGTTATCAAATCATTCGCTATGATAATCGAGGCTTAGGGAAATCAGATTGGATAGCCCATTGGACGAAGAAAAACGCCTATACGCTTGTCGATATGGCTGCCGATGGCTTGGCGGTATTAGATACCTTGGGCATCCAGCAGGTTCATCTGCTTGGCGTTTCGATGGGCGGCATGATTGCCCAGCAAATGGCCATTGATTATGCTTCCAGAATCATTTCCCTAACCTCTATTATGTCTTCTGGCCACATGTACGATCCCGAGTTGCCTTTCGTGCCTCGCAAGACTTTCCTGGCTGCCGCCAAACTAGATATACGTTATCGATTGCAGCCCAATGAGGAAAGTTTCCTAAAATATGCCGTCAATGCCACGCATGTGCTAAAAGGAAAAGACCCCGCACCGGTTAACCTCTCTTTTTCTATCATTTCAAACCTTTACCTTTGGCGAAAACACGGTGGCTATAATGCCAAAGTGGGTCAGCAACACACCCATGCCATCAAGGCAGGAGGATCGCGCTATGCAGGACTAAAAAAACTTCAAATTCCCACTTTGGTGATACATGGTACGGCAGACCCCTTGGTTCCGGTAGCGCATTCCAAGAAGTATGGCCCCATGATTCCGAATGCTCAAGTGGAGATCATTGATAAGATGGGGCATAGGCTTTCTGAATATTATATGCCACAAATTCTCTCGTTCATTTTACAACATTTTGGAAAAGGATAG